The following are from one region of the Andrena cerasifolii isolate SP2316 chromosome 1, iyAndCera1_principal, whole genome shotgun sequence genome:
- the LOC143376789 gene encoding uncharacterized protein LOC143376789 isoform X2, protein MCASNSPCRSPPRSRPTTESRTDGARFHQPHPPHPAHPYVYYPPPYPPLNPYGPYAPYPGAYYPPPYCNDAAQEPKGGLSLFSIILIGLLVLCVVSIVFYRALSRDTRRRLHARLSNVMQPAQGYNRGDRVL, encoded by the coding sequence ATGTGTGCGTCGAATTCGCCCTGTCGCTCCCCGCCGCGTTCAAGGCCCACTACCGAGAGTCGGACAGACGGGGCTAGGTTTCACCAGCCGCATCCCCCTCATCCAGCCCATCCCTACGTCTACTATCCACCGCCATACCCACCCTTGAATCCCTACGGTCCTTACGCGCCTTACCCGGGCGCATATTACCCACCGCCCTACTGCAACGACGCGGCGCAGGAGCCGAAGGGTGGCCTGTCTTTGTTCAGCAtcatcttgataggcctgctGGTACTGTGCGTTGTCAGTATTGTCTTCTATCGGGCATTATCGCGCGACACCCGCCGAAGGCTGCACGCTAGGCTCTCCAACGTGATGCAACCAGCGCAG